The DNA sequence TGCACCTGTGCTCCCACATGCACCTGTGCTCCCACCTATACCTGGGCTCCcacatgcgtgcgcgcgcgcacacacacacacacacacacacacacatgtgcacataattaaaaataaagtaaatctttaaaaggacCTCATGACCTAGCTGGAGCATCATGGAGCAAATCTCTCTTAGCCAGGACGACAGTGGGTGTGTCTGCACATACCATGTGAACTCCTGTGGAAAGAGTCTGTGAGAAACCTGGGTGACACACCTGGCCAGCCCAGGAACTGGGAGCAGAGGTAGTCCCTTCTGGAAAAGCTGGCAGTGGACACCACTGGGTCACCTTACATAGTTATGACTAGAAAGGGTTAGATCCTGACTGCCGACGGAACCTGTTCCTCTGCCAAAGGCTGCACCCATTTAACCTGACAGTCCTTGGGACCCGGAGGCCTTGGTTAGCTGTTGGTGTTGTGCAGGGTGTTTGGAGGAAGATAAACACAAACTCAATTACGATGGCCACTCCAGCTGTGGAGAAACACATCTTTTAATGGTCTATCTCTGCTCCATTCAATCTAGTACTTGTTCTTGTGCTGGGGCAGACTGGGGTGTCTGACTGAGAAGCGAACGTGACCTTTTCTCTGTTTAGAAAGAAGGCAGAGGACTGGGCAGTAACTACAGGAGCACCCTGTAGAgagtgtgtgtgtccgtgtggcTCTCCGCCTTGCTTCATTTCTGCTTATTTATTCTGAGTGTGTGCAGGCCACAGCAtctgtatggaggtcagaggaagacatAAGAGAGGAAGCCATTGTCTCTTACCAGCGTGTGGGTCCTACAGATTGAAGCTGGGTCATCAGGTTTGACAGCGGACAACACCACCCGCTCAGCCATTGGGCCTGCCTCCACTTTATTATTCGGGACAGGGTCCCTCATTAGCCTGAAACTTGCTAATATAACTAAACCGGGTTGCCAGAGAGACCCAGGaatgctcctgtctcagccttgtCACCTGATGGGTCACAGGTGCATGCTGCTGCCACTCCTGGCCTcttacacaggttctggggatcacaGTCAGATCCTCAGGCCTGAGCAGTAATCACTTTACTGAGCCAGCGCCAGCTCCTGTTGCATGCTCTGTACGTTTTAAGAGGGTTTGCAACTTGGAAACTTGGCTTTTCAGCTGCCTCAAACTGTAGTTTTGGGAGTCATGTGTGGCTCATGTTAGCTGAGCCATGGAAGTAATAATAAATACGCCTTATATGTACAGCAATAGTTATAATTTCTATGCTCACCTTGTACTGAAGAAAAGCTAAGGCTATAtcttggtttggctttttttgttgttttggttttttgttttgttttgttttgctgtcatAATAAAATATTGTCAGAAAAGTTTTagggagaaaggtttattttagatCTGATTTCCAGGTTCTAGTCACTGTGGGGaggtctctgtgagcttgaagcAGACAGTCACATCCcagccacagtcaagagcaggcAGCTTCTCCACTCTTACACATTCAGGACCCCTTTTCCAgcaatggtgctgcccacagtgggctggggctTTCCACATCCATTGATTTAGTTAAGATaacctcccacagacatgccacaGGTTGTCCCAGTGTGGACAAGCCCTCAcagggactctcttcccaggggATTCTAGGTTATGTTGACAGCTAATGCTAACCATCAGAGGTGTCATTAAGTAGTAAGCTATGGTtttatgtggggggggggggcagggagagggcacTTAGTCTCTAGCTCTAACAATACCCTTTTCTAACTTCACCCTTAAACTCTAATTATGTTTCACATACTgtcaagggggagggggagggggagggggaagggagtaggagggaagagggaggaagacgaagagggagaggagtaagaggagggagaggaggaggagcaggagcaggaggagcaggaggaggagggtacTTCCCAGAGAAGTACCTACTATGGTGCCCTGTCACCTACCTGCCCAACAGTGGCCACACAACCACACTCCCTGGGAGCAGGAGGGGGCCATTGGAGTGACAGCAATGACCATGGTGACATGGGGTTGCTGCCTGTGGTCCTGTGATACTATATGGGTTAGGCACTACATTAGCCTCATCCTGCCCAGATGTGCCAGCGTGAGCTGGCAGGGGAAGTGTCACAGTAGTGGCCCAGTGCAAACCACTGGGGTGCCAACTGTGCAAATGACCAGCGACCTCTGGGGACAAGTGTCACACTCACTCTACAGACAAAGCAGCTGAGGCCTAGAACAGAGCAGGGGGACCAGATATGGGGACCCTGGGCCCATAGTCCCAGTCACCACTCCACCTTGGCTGCTGGCTAAGCCAGCCTACTTGCCAGCGCCCACGGGCAGCAGATTAAGGGATGAACAGATGCAAGGCAGGCGTTCATCAGCCGCAGCTATTTCAGGCTGGGGCCCCCTCACCGCCTCCTGAAGCACTCCCACCTGGTCGCCCCTTCCAGTCCCCAGTCCCACGTGCAGGGCTGTCATCTCTCCGGCAGCCACCCCAGTAGGAACAAGGAGCTGCCTCCACCCAGCTCAGGAGGGCTAATTCCTGCTGCTCACATCTGGCCAGATGGTTGTGGTGACACTTGTCCAGGCCTGTGCCccgtgtatatgcacacacacaagcacactcgcCCCTCTCCAGGGGCACTGGCCTTCATTGCATTACTGTCCAGTGGATCTAATAACTGGGCACACAGGCAGAGTAGAGCAGAATGGAGCCCTTGTTCCAGGAAAGTTCAATACACCACAGACTAAGTTTAGTTTTTGgtcattttaattgtaaaaacCAAGACGTTTATATAAATTAGACCGCTGTGTAAAATATGATTCACCCTTCTACTAAAACCCTTCTTCCCACACTCAAAAAGAATCTAGAAAAGCCAGCAAGGTAAGAAGTACAAATCGCATGCGGTCCCTGATGAAGTCCCTGGCAGGCCAGGTTTCCCTGCTAACAGCGGGGGGCCTCACGGTGAGATCACTCCTGGCCCAGGTGTCTCACCGGGAGCTCAGCAACACTATGACAAGTCGCTCTACACCAAGGCCCCAGCCTCAGCCACTCAGCCGCTCTGGTGGAGATGGTGTGAAAGGTTCACGTGGCCCGGGCTGGGAGAAGGGGACAGGAAGACTGTGTGATCCTCGGGCCAATGCCAGGGCTGTGATCGGCTGGTCCAGTAAGATGTGGTAGGCTGTTCAGTCCCGGGTcaggctggggaaggggagaggaaaccCTTTCCCCAGTGACAAGGAGAGACTTGCCCTGTGTCTCATGAGAGGAGTCTCCGGCTGACTCCACATGGCCACTAACAACAAGGGCAAGAGATACTTCCCAGCAGTCCTTGGGGCAGAGGGGCTCTGAGGCTGCTGGGATGGAAGGTGGGACCAGTCCATTTCAAGGAGAAGAAGCCCGTGCCTCACCCCCTCACCTGCCACACCCCACACCTCATGCACACAGAGATGCCTGTCCACAGCTCAGAGCTTGGAGACAACCACGGGATGCCTGGGAGTGGAGAGGTCACCAAGTGGACACTCTGGGTGCAGCTCAGGAAACTGGTACACGAGGACAAAAGAAAAGACTTGACTCTCCTCGAGAGAGCCAGGCTCTGCCTAGGGGAGCCTGGGGAGCCCCCCCAGCCCAGAGGACAGGTGGGAGAGCTGCAGGGATGGGGGTCAGGagcacttccacacacacacgGCCAGGGTCCCCCCGAAGTACAGGTACAGGAGGTTCTTCACCTCGTGGGTGATCTCAAACCCAAACCCCTCGCCGATCACCACATGCCAAGAGGAGCCGAACTTCTTGTCCATTGTCTCCTTGATCATCTTTGCAGCActctggaagggagagagtgCCGATTAGGGACAGTGACGGGCACATGCCAGCTCCTACCCCTGGAAGGAGAAGCGTGGCACTGAGCTCTAGGCAGAAACAGGCTGCTGCCCCAGGTATGCCTGCAAGATCACCACAGATGTGTCTACAGTCCCTCCTGCAGGGGGACAGCACCCGGACACCTGTCAGGCAAGTGAAGGCCGGAAGAGATGGTGGCTTGAGGAAGGCTGGGCTGAGGGCTGGCAGTGTCACTCTGGGTTCCAGACCAGCACCAACACCCTCAACTTCGAACCCAGAGAAAAGGGCCCTAAGGCTGCCATGGAGACAAGcggaaagaggagaggggggtGTGCTCAGCGTGAGGCAAGGCAGGGGCTGTGCTTGTTCCAGCTCCTGTGGCAGGCCTCAGAAACTCCCCAGTCTGCAATGGCTCTCCATTCCCATGCAGGCTCTTCCCGAAAGTGTCCTTCAGCATAAAGGGGCTGGAGTCCCTAAGCATTCATTGTGTCCCCGCCACCTCAATAGCTCAGGAAAGAGGCACCCCTCTCCCCCGGCCTACAGACTAGGGCATTGGGTTCAAAGCCGACACAGCCGAGGAGGCCTGCAGAGGGGACGTGGTCACGCCACCACCCTCCTCTTTCTCACCATGGCCTCATGAGTGGCACTGCTGTGCTGAGACCTGTGGCCACAGTCCCAGGACCTCGAGCAATACCTGTTGTGGAGCTGGGACTCCGCCCTttctgaatggatggatggatcatgGATAATGCCTGGCAGGCCTCTGCTCAGGGCTGGGATGGAGCCCAAGAAGAAGCCCTAACCAACAGCCCACTTGAAGAGCCCTGGGCAGAGGTGGTATGGAGACCCCGctggcctccctccctcaggGGCTGGGTGTGGCCCTTGGTACCCTGGCTAGAACCACCCTCTTCTCTCACTGGCCTTCCAGAATAGGGACCACCTCCAAACAAGGCTCTAGCTTTGTCCCAGCAGGACAGTGGACCTGGCTACAGGAGCCATCCTAACACACGCAGGGTCCCCAGAGGCACGAGGGGCCACCTGCACTGATGCCAATACCTCATTGTTGTTGGAGAATTTCTCACAGGCTGTGACACACAGCTCCATGGTCTCCACGCGCATCTCCTCTGGCATGTCCGAGTGCTAGAGACAGGGCAGGGGACAAACAGAGAGAGGCTTAGCTGGGACCTGGCCTTCCTGGACAGCCTCTCAGGTTTAAGCCTGAGGTATGGACACTAGGTGGCTTCCCTGGCCCAGCCTTGGGCAGGCGATTTATTCCTGGCTGGGGCCTACAGCTGGGGAGGACCAGGCACGATGGCAATGAGCTACAGGCTGTGGAGCCTGTGCTGCTCTGCCAGGGACATGTGTGGGAGGGAGTCCCACCAGAGGAAGTGGGCTCTCTTTCAGAGCCAGAAGGGATGTCCGAGCCATTCCTGGGGCCCTGCTCCCCTCTGCTCCTGGGCTCTTCTTTCTCAGGCAGTGAGCCAGGTTCCTCTTCCTCCCATATGGAGGCTGGGCCTGTCTTCATCCTCTCCCTGCTCAGCCAAGCCTTTCCTCCACACAGCTGTACCTTGCAGGGGTGTGGATGGGGGGTCATCCCCTCCCTGGGCTCTGGTCCCACTGCCCAAGTAAACCTCGCTCCTTGGCTTTCTTGCCCTGGCATCCAGATCCCCTCCTTACTGAGCACCTTGGCCAGGGCCAGCCTCAGTCCTCCACCACAGGGCGTGCCTACTGCACCTCAGTCACTGGGCAATGGTGGTCTTAGCACTTTCCTCTGAATCCACTCTCCTAAGAACAGTGAGTGATTTTCTAACGACATGACACCCTACATCTGTCCCCTCACTGCTCCTTGAACCTCAGGACaaaagccacattcttcaccatgTTCCTCAAGTGGctgccagccaggcctacacaggcTGACCTCACCTCACACCTGCCACTCCTCAGGGGTTCAAGTCAGCAATGTTGGTGACAACAAACTTGTCCCACTCAGCCTCCTCTGCTGGCTGCTCCTTTGAGGGACAGATGCCTCTTCGGGTCCTTGCAAGGCCCACCACCTAACTTGATGAGGGTCGCTGATCTGACTTCTTCCAGACACTGGCCTCTCTACCAGCTCAGTTTCTCTTTAGAGCACTTATTGCCCACCATCTATCTGCCCTGTTGGCCACTATCTCCACAGCGCCTAGACCACGCTTGGCATACAGCAGGCAACCTCAACATAGCTGGTgattgaatggatggatgaaagaaTGAATCACTGTGACAGTTAATGTTTGGGGTGGAGCCAGCAGAGCCCTGGGCTCCTCACCGAAAGCTCCACCCACCTGCAGGCAGTGGGGCCCCGGTggccacttccctccctcctcaggcTTACCCTGACCAGAGGGAAGGTCTGCAGCCGTTTATAGTcagcctcctctttcttcccttcagtctctcccATGATCCTCCCAGCGTGCCCTCAGGAGGAGAGTAGGGATTTCAGGAGGTGCTGGGCCTAACAGTTACAGCGCCCCACGGGCTCGGGAAGCAGGCCTTGCCAACTTGGCAGGAGCAGAAAATGTCTTTCCCCAAGGGGTGctgcagaaaacaggaaaagcagGAGGGGAGAGTTGGCTTCAAAACCACACATCACAAATTAGAAATGTCTCAGTGACAATCTGACACCTCCCCATCTCAacgcctctgcctcctttcccaaATGGCCAGCATGTCTGCAGACGGAGGGTGAGTCAACTGCAAGAACACACTGTCATTGTCAAGACAGATACTAACTGTGGGCCAGGCCCAGGATGGAGCTGTAAGCTACCAATTAGCAAGGACAGTTTCTGAGTGCCAATGACAGCCTGTCTGGTTTGAAGGACGCCAAATACACAGGTGATCACTGACAATTGGGGCCTGTCACAAAGCTCTGCAGAATAGGAACAGTGCTGTGGTGGCCTCCTTGGCACACCCCGTGCCTCGACGGTCCTTGCCTCTTCTCCCCAGGCTTTTCGGTCCTGTCTCTCTAGCTGGTCCAGGAGCTGGAAGGCCCAGGTGCTGGCACCAGTTCAGCCAATGAGCAGCAGCACAGCCTGGGGCAAAGGAGTTCTCATCAGTGACTGGGGCCACACCCATGGCACGGGACTCAGTGAGACAGGGCAGTGTGAAACAGACACCTGGGTGCCAGCCAGGCAGTGGACCTGGGTGCCAGCCAGGCAGTGGCTGTTCCCTGCCTTTGGCCTCCAGGTGACTCAATGAGAGTTCTAGAccttccctcacccctcacccaagacagggtttctagacTCTAGATTCAAGCCCCTCTCCACCAGACTGGCCATCTGATGACAGGCAGGGCTTTCCAGAGTCAGGGGGACTGCAGCTTAAATGAGCTCCAGGCCTGCAGAAGCCAGGGTGCTTCTTCATCAGCCTAGAAGGAAATCAAAGGGCTTCCTCACTTGGGGTCCTGATGTGCGTGTGCAGACCACTGCAATGACGAACTGTCCTCAGCAGTTCTCAGAGGACAAACAAGGCTACACATCACAGCAGCATGTCTGAAAGCTAGATCTCATTAGATTCCACTGCAAGGCCACTGAACTCTAAGTGCCCAGCATGGTAACCAAGAGGTACAGACACAAATTTTATGACAGTGGctgtccaggctggcttggaaatTTTGGACTCAAATGATCCTCCTACTCCAGTCTGCGAATAGCTGGAAATACAGACACAGGCCTGGCCGAGAGCAGGTGACATGGGCTAGCTGTCATGTGCCAGcctggtcccagcacttggtcTTTGTGCAACGCTCCATGCTGACAGCCTGAGGTCACTCAGCTCAGGAGGAGCTCCTGGCTACAGCGCTGTCCTGGAGCAGTTCCCTTACTTCATGCACACCGCACATGGGTCCTTGCTGTACACGTGACCATGAGTGTGACTCAGATGCTCAGATGACCTGCAGTGATTTAAGCGCTCCATCTCCTTCCCAGTGCCTGTGGTCCTGGGGTGACTGCGGTTTGGCTTGGTTGAGCACTGAGTACTCTCTCCAGGCTGCACtatactctttttgtttgtttgtttttgttattttgtttcttttggtttttcgagacagggtttctctgtgtagccctggctgtcctggaactcactctgtagaccaggctggccttgaactcagaaatccacctgcctctgcctcccgagtgcggggattaaaggcgtgtgccaccaccgcccagctgcaCTATACTCTGAATTCACACCTCTCTGATGCTGCCACCACTGttgcccccccacacacccccactaGTGGATACCCTTGAGCAAGGCTCAGAGCTTGGCATGGATTCCACCATTCCACGACGCTGGTGTCTTCTGACTTCCCAGGGCACAGATGGCTCCCCTCGTCTTCCAACTCTGGGCATTTGTACAAGTTGGGTGTTAGCAGGTTTTGTTTGTCTCTACATAGGAGCTGGCTGTTTACCATGCACAAGCTCACTGCAGTTTCTAGTCAAGTTTCTTGTTCCATGAAATCCAGTGGGCCACTCATCTCTGCTCACCAGCATTAAAGCCTGTCTGCCATCTTGCGCTCCCAGCTTTAGTAACGCCACTTCACTGGCTCCGGAGCCACCCTCATATGGCATGGCACGGTGTGCCAGGGCTCTCCACTTTGTTTACCTCTGAAAATCCCAAGTGGGAACGACTTAAAGTGGGGGAGCAGCTGCTCAGCATCTTCCACTTACGTGTTTCAACTCAAGTTGATTCATCCTCAGAGCTAAGAAAGGTTGCCAGGCAGGGGACGGgcggggggtggagggagaagacACAGAAGCCATCATGCCTATAGCCTCAAAGAGAACCTATGGAGGCTCACAGGACTCCAGGGGTGCTATCAGAGCCCATCCTTCAGGAAAGTCTCCAGCATAGTTCTAGGGAACAGCAGCATGGAGAGGAGAATGCTAAGTCAGACCATTATTGTCTAGGGACTGTGGGTATAGCAAAGCACTTGCTTACGAGGTGAAAGgctctgaattcaatccctaatGCTGCAAAATAGATATATAACCCACAAGCCAATGGAACACTCAGGTCTAGATGCCGGTTCTATAAGAGAATGGAGTTCTGCCTACTTCCTTGGCTTTGGAGGTCCGAACAAGGGACTGCAGCCAGGCCTGGGTTTCTCCAAAGAGGTGGCTGACACAAGCCTCCTGTGAATGGTGTAAAACACCCACTGTTCTGTAGTTCTGGCTGCTCTGCCCTCTAGGGCGATCCTCCCTCCAGCTAGGACTCAGCCAACATTATTCAACCAAATATGCTATGGACCGTGACTCACGAACACACATAGCTTTTCCTAATCACTGCATAGACTCTTGGCAATGCAAAGGGGTAAGATTCATGGAGGAAGAGAGATCGTTAGAGATGACGTGCTTCctcacagaagggagggagattcTTATGACCCTGTATCATTCTGGTGCAGCTCCAGTTCGTCAGCCACGATTAGCACACCCTACTGAACGGATGCTTCCCAAAATAGCACAACTGGGGTTTTAATAACCTTATCAATCTCCCGTGTGAATGAGCACACGCCTGAGAGAGGCTGCGTCAGACCAGACCACATTTTAATAATGTAAGTGTGCCACAGTCAGGGTACCAAAAGTTCAACCACATGCCACCTGGTCCATGGTGGCACTTGCTCTCCCCACAGGACTCCTTTAATATTCCATGGAACCTCACCAGGACATACACACAGGGCTGCCCCATAACCTTGTCAAAGCCAGTGCACCTGTCTGGAAGGTCCTGGTTCTTTGTGACACTGACCTTAAGTCACTATTAGTTACTCTGTTTCTGAGTATTTGAGGAGAATCTTTAAGAGAAGGGACATGGTCTCTAGAAAGTAAAGCCAAAAGTATCTTCaactgtatgtgcatgtatgtgtgtgtgttcatgtgcctaTGTGCTAACACTTAATGCTTGGCACATTCTTGGCCTTTAGGCTTATAGTCCGCTACATAACCAAGACACTACAGGACCCTTTTAGAGTGTCTGGTAGTGTTGGCAACAGTGATTCCAAAGGCAGGTTCGGCAGGTGGGTCTCAGTCACACCAGTTCTGATTCTGACAGCTACTCAACTTCATGTGGGGACTGAACAGGCGCTACCTCACAGCTAGGATCAGCAGCTGTTGCTGGGGTGACAGGAAGGGGACCTTTCCCATCTTTCTTCCCAGGAGCCAATCATACACTAGCATTTGGCCCAGCAGACTCTTACTTCCTCATTCCCACTGAGGATCAGCCTCTGCTTTCACACTGGAGGAAAAGTCAGGAGGTCACCAGTGAAGCCTGGTGGACGTATGGAGGTAGTGGCATGGCTACATTCCACTTCACCCTCCCCAGGGAACCGGCTTCCGACTCTCAGGCCTCTAGGGAAGGGAGAGCAGGCATCTGAGTTCATGGAGCTTTGGTAGCGGGTCAGGGTCTGAGTCCAGATCCAGCCTCCTGACCTCACCTTCAGTGAAATAACTCCAATACTGGCATCCGCCAGGTCAGCCACCTATTGTGCCTGCCTCCGACTTCTACCAACAAGGGGTGGGTTCTGTGACCACCACAGTCAGCAGAGTCACAAgtaggagggaaaaaggaagtttGCTTCAAGATGATTAAGTAAGTAGCTGGTGTTCCTAGAGTCTGACCTAGAGtcgtttattttaggcatatttaacaATAGCAATTTCACAGTATGGTGAAAATGTTCTTGGTGGCAATTAACTCAATCCCATACAtacaataaagcttaaggcatGACTGCATCAACTCTTTGTAAGGTACATGTGACATTATTTTTCCATAAAGATGGTTCTGTAGATCGACAAACTCATGATTAGGGTCTTGGGGAAGATCCAGTATGATCTCAGCTACACAGCTAGgacggcagtccccaggctgcttcagccttctgggcAGGATACCAGGTTATACATTCCTTCCTTTAGAAGTAACCTTGTGTTTTTAATAGTCCAGGTTCCCTTTGCTTATCTGTAACCACAAGGACCTCTATGGcgcccacatctccccctttttaatgttttaaggaGAAAATTGTGGCTGTAATAGAGGGCACAGTTGAATGCCTTGCCTGCATAGCTAGTCTATTATAGACAAGCATAAGAGAATTAATTATAAGGCTAGCTAACAGAGGACCAAGGGAAGAGGAAAGCCATCTCAACCATGCTGGCCATTCAAAAGCTACTCGAGAGATGTTGTTTATCTCTTAATGCAGAACATTAATTTAACCATTGATAGTATGAGAAAAATCTGGCACATTAAAGCAATACATGCTTTAAGTAAATCTTAGTAACCAAGATTATGCTTGAGCAACAGCTAATCTACAGTAGCTCTTTGTAAAACTGGCTTCTCCAGGCCTCCCACATGCCCACCCCAGGAACATGCATCGGGCACCTTGGTCATCACGTAAATGCCTTTTCTGACATGCCCACCCTCTGTCTCTACAAACAAATGAGAATAAAGCTGGCAAGATGAGGAAAAGGGTCCAGGGACATCAACAGTCAGGTCAGGTGAGGAGAAGGGTTACCCAGGTCAGGCCAGAGTGAGGCACAAAGCCAGGGCTGCCAGGCTGCCATTCTCCAATCTGCCTATAAGAATGTCAGATTCCTGTGATctagatgggtgtggtggcacaagcctgtaatcttggcactccgaggccagcctggtctatatagtaggTTTCAGATTGAACAAGGCAACAGACTGAGGTCCTATCTTCCCTCAACCCTTCCCGAGGGTTTTcccaagacaggctttctctgagtagccctgacTCTTCTGgtactttctctgtagaccaagctgccctcaaactcacagagctctgcctctgcctccagagtgctgggattaaaggtacacaccaccacacctagaatgagaccttgtcttataAAACGTTTCTTAAAGTAAAAGGAAGGAGGGCAGGCATGCAAAGGCAATCGCACATAGTCAGGCGGGATAGGCAGGGATAGGCAGGCAGGCTAGCCATCACGTGCTGTAAACCAGAGAGAGGTTGACAGTAAGGAGGAGGTAACTTCAGTCTTTAAAAGAAGTTACTTTTCTACATATACAAAAGCTGTCTTCTtcgcttttttgtttgtttgtttgtttgagacagggtttctctgtgtagccctggctgtcctggaactcattctgtagaccaggctggcctcgaactcagaaatccatctgcctctgcctcctgagtgctgggattaaaagtgtgtgccaccactgcctggcatcttcttcacttttaaaaaggTCTTTACTTTTTCTCAATCACACTGAGGCCAAGGGAAAACTTCGTTATGCTTTGATCATGGAgagtgaggaagaagagggagggggggagagtgaggaagaaggggaggggggggaggagaggtgggattAGAAGAGACATCTGTTGACTTCTTGAGCTAAGCGActcaacattttctttgtcctaCACCTCGTGCTAAACGACAGTGACTCACACCGTACacccccacagacatacccaaATTTGAATGCGTTCCCAAACCTTTTCGTAGGAGACAAGTGAAATAAAAAGTCATAACCATGACAGCCATGGACTGTCATGCACAAAAGCAGGTGCTTACGGCACAGTTTACGCAGGCTCCCGCCCCACTTCTACACTCAGCAGAACAGATTTGAACGAAAGGAATTAAAGGTGACAATATCACAGGATTAAACTGCACGCAGcactgatttatttcctaggaaACCGCTGACAACTGCTAATCAGCAGTCACACCTTACAAGTGATCACAGACTCACCATGTGTCCTGAGTCCGGACTAGACCCCGCAGCTCGGGGGTACAGTCTCATTTACTGTTCCAGAATGAGTATTCCACTGGCAGGCACATGGCAGGAGTCCAAAAGATAGCCAAAATGTAGTTAAAGTATATATCAGCGGCCTCTGAGAGGGGAGAGGGCCATTCAAAGCCATCCAATGATGCTAACTAAACACTGCAGCTGGGATGGCTCAGCCTGGTTTATCGCACAACCATGAGGgtttgagttcagatccccagcatccacgcAGACAGCTGGGTGCAGAGCTGGAAACATAGCCCCCCcggtaaaaatgcttgctgtagGAGTACGACACCTGCCTTCAACCCTCAGAACCCAAGTGAAAGGAGAGACCCAGCTCCAAAAAGTTCCCCTTTGACCTCCACGTGCACACCGGGGGAGCATGGGCATGCTCGcaccccctctttctctcattcatGAGTGCACACAACCAGAGGTGTTTGGGTGCTGTGCtatgtgcctgtaattctagaGCTGGGGacgcagggacaggaggatcctgggacTTGTTGGCCAGCCAGTAGAGTCAACTAGTGAGTGACAGGTTTGAAGAGAAACCCTAACAAAACCATAAAGTTGCAAGTGATTGAGAAAAATACCAGCCAGCcatctttgacctccacacacatgtacacacacgtgtacagGCACTCTTACACATgaaacatgtaaacacacacacaacttttagaAACATTTATCTACTTAACACTGATCTTCAGCCAGAGCCCAGGAGAGGGATTCTACACACAGGCTCTTAAAAATTCATCACCcccgttcgaggccagcctggtctacaaagtgagtcccaggacagccagggctacacagagaaaccctgtctcagaaaaaaagaaaaaaaaaaatcatcacccCTAAAAACCTGTCAGACAGACACTATTTCTTCTCCCTGTGTTACCACTGAGGAGCACATGGCCTGAACCAAGCGAAGTGACTTTCCATCCAGCTGAGACATGGAGGGCCAGAGTCCCACACCAAGTGTACATGACTTCAAGTCCACACTTTTGACAACTCCACTATAACTAAGCAAGAGAGAGCATCGATGAAAACTGACCCAGGAGTTGTGGTCCGTGGCAGAAAGGCAAGAAGGG is a window from the Mus pahari chromosome 17, PAHARI_EIJ_v1.1, whole genome shotgun sequence genome containing:
- the Dnal4 gene encoding dynein light chain 4, axonemal, with protein sequence MGETEGKKEEADYKRLQTFPLVRHSDMPEEMRVETMELCVTACEKFSNNNESAAKMIKETMDKKFGSSWHVVIGEGFGFEITHEVKNLLYLYFGGTLAVCVWKCS